From the genome of Cryptococcus depauperatus CBS 7841 chromosome 1, complete sequence, one region includes:
- a CDS encoding 6-phosphogluconolactonase, with product MPPQPPAPPVFYSFRDTEVLIDSLANFVIKAQRDAVEKRGKFSIALSRGSLAANLRGLVGQENVQWDKWEVFFCDEAAVPLDDPDSNYQSNYLSFLSRVPIPSSQIHTIDVDLLDNLEELADQYEKQLISHFAASNAARYPTFDLMLLGIGADGETCSLFPGHEILNEKDAWVSYVDDAPRGPKRRITMTLPVLTHCYRAVFVATGKEKEEMLHAILDQPEAGLPCSRVRPASPGLVFWFADADAASLTTYPPTTFRWIDNEKEAKEAVEAAQRRAAKRLAEAEAEVVGN from the exons ATGCCTCCTCAGCCACCTGCGCCTCCAGTGTTTTACAGCTTCCGGGATACAGAAGTCCTCATTG ACTCTTTAGCCAACTTTGTGATAAAGGCTCAGCGGGATGCCGTGGAGAAGCGCGGGAAGTTTTCCATTGCCCTTTCTCGAGGATCCCTCGCGGCGAACTTGAGAGGATTGGTAGGACAGGAGAACGTTCAGTGGGACAAATG GGAAGTGTTCTTTTGTGATGAAGCCGCAGTGCCTCTGGACGATCCCGATTCGAATTATCAATCGAATtatctgtcttttctctctcgcGTCCCTATTCCCTCTAGCCAAATTCACACTATTGACGTCGACTTACTCGACAATTTGGAAGAATTGGCTGATCAATATGAAAAACAACTAATAAGCCattttgctgcttccaatGCGGCAAGATATCCTACGTTTGATTTAATGTTGCTGGGTATTGGAGCCGACGGCGAGACTTGTAGTTTGTTCCCCGGGCATGAGATTTTAAATGAAAAGGATGCTTGGGTGAGCTACGTTGATGATGCTCCCAGAGGACctaaaagaagaatcaCAATGAC CCTTCCTGTGTTGACTCACTGTTATCGAGCTGTCTTTGTTGCgactggaaaagaaaaggaagaaatgcTGCATGCCATCTTGGATCAACCGGAGGCTGGTCTTCCTTGTTCGCGTGTCCGACCTGC CTCACCCGGTCTCGTTTTTTGGTTCGCCGATGCCGATGCAGCCTCACTCACAACCTATCCGCCCACTACATTCCGATGGATCGATAACGAGAAAGAAGCGAAAGAGGCAGTTGAAGCAGCTCAGCGCAGGGCTGCAAAGAGATTAGCGGAGGCCGAAGCTGAAGTTGTGGGCAACTGA
- a CDS encoding di-trans,poly-cis-decaprenylcistransferase, translated as MGKPIALSSVVHAFFSFTTTFLLFLLSLGPIPQHVGFVMDGNRRYAKELGQKVEQGHREGFVALRRTLEICLRLRIRAVSIYAFSIDNFNRSDGEVNALMKLAKNRLSELCKHGDLLEEYGIKIKFTGNLSMLPLDVLQAVEEMEAMTANNKNGVLNVCCPYTSRDEISSAIQETIASVYDGQTTLGEITSENVFSRLGTSKAVDAVDKRLFLNSEDPRKLDILVRTSGVKRLSDYMLWQASDDTQLHFVDTYWPDFGLSDMVPILLGWQQKVWTRRLGW; from the exons ATGGGTAAACCAATAGCACTGAGTAGTGTTGTGcatgctttcttctcttttacGACcaccttccttctttttctcctttctctTGGACCCATCCCTCAACATGTCGGCTTTGTCATGGACGGTAACAGAAGATATGCGAAGGAGCTTGGTCAAAAGGTCGAGCAAGGGCATCGCGAGGGATTCGTTGCGTTACGGCGA ACTCTTGAAATTTGTTTGAGACTACGGATAAGAGCAGTTTCCATCTACGCCTTTTCAATTGACAATTTCAATCGATCAGACGGTGAGGTGAATGCTCTGATGAAGCTCGCAAAAAACCGTCTCTCTGAGCTGTGCAAACATGG GGACCTGTTGGAGGAATACGGCATTAAAATCAAGTTCACTGGCAACTTGAGCATGCTACCACTAGACGTGTTGCAAGCTGTcgaagagatggaagctATGACTGCAAACAACAAAAA TGGTGTACTAAATGTTTGTTGCCCTTATACTTCAAGAGACGAGATAAGTTCAGCGATACAGGAAACTATCGCCAGCGTTTATGATGGGCAGACTACATTAGG CGAAATCACTTCTGAAAACGTCTTTAGCCGTCTTGGTACTTCCAAGGCAGTAGATGCTGTAGACAAACGGCTGTTTCTAAACTCGGAGGATCCACGCAAGTTGGACATACTAGTCAGAACTTCAGGAGTCAAGAGGTTGAGTGACTATATGCTCTGGCAA GCCTCTGATGACACGCAATTACACTTTGTCGATACTTATTGGCCTGACTTTGGACTGTCAGATATGGTACCTATACTACTAGGCTGGCAGCAGAAAGTTTGGACGCGGAGACTGGGGTGGTAA